The genomic interval GGGGCAAATGATGATTTGCCCCTGCTCCGGCAAAATCAGGTCAGGCGCAAACAAGGGTTCCGTTCAGGCGCTCCCGGTTCGGCAGATCAACGAAACACAATGGTCCCAACCACAATCAGCAGCAGAGACAGGGGAAAATAACTTCCGTGATTGAACAGGTCCATGGCAGCCCGCGCATCCCGTGAGATCAGCAATCGGATGGCGGGCAGCAGGACAAGGCAGACGCCTGCCGTCAGTGCGAGCACACAGCTCAGTGCCGGGAATGGCGCCCTGCCGCTCAGAAATGTCATCGTCTGAAAGATCAGCGCCAGACATACGCTGCAGAAAACGACGATGGCGGACTTGTGCCGCCCGAGCTGCACCGGGAAAGTCTTTGCACCGATGGCGCGATCTTCTTCGATATCCGACCAGTCGTTGGGTATATTCTGTCCGCCGATTTCCCAGAAGAACAGAAACAGGAAGAGATTCAACAGGAAAAGCGGGGGCGGATCGGGATCGACGGCAAAGACGGCTGCCATGGCGCCGATGGTTTTCACAACGCCGCTGACAAGGGATCGATAAGCGCTGATCTTGAGCAGACGGCAATAGACAATCTCCAGCACGCACCCCGCAACAAAGAGCATCAGGCATACCGGATTCAGGATGGCGGCGCCGACAACGGCGATGCCGGACCAGAGCCCTGCCCATAAAAGCGCCTGTTTCAGATTCAGGGCGCCTTCCGCCAGCGGATGCCGCATCAGGACCGCATCGAGATCGTGGCGGGGGCCCGAGAGTGACCCGGCGCCTCCGGCGCCCATCATCAAACGTCTTTGACGATCGATGCGGTAGTCTGCAATATCATTGATGGCATATACCGCCGTATACCCGGAAAAAGCGGTGACCAAACCGAGAATGACGATCCACCAGGGTGGGAACGCCCCGTTGACGGCAAGGGCGGCAAGGCAGGGTGTGGCCAGATCGATCACCCCATGGGGCGTTCTGGAA from Desulfatirhabdium butyrativorans DSM 18734 carries:
- a CDS encoding UbiA family prenyltransferase, encoding MRELVIGAKIRPLLQILEAKRLYFALSRTPHGVIDLATPCLAALAVNGAFPPWWIVILGLVTAFSGYTAVYAINDIADYRIDRQRRLMMGAGGAGSLSGPRHDLDAVLMRHPLAEGALNLKQALLWAGLWSGIAVVGAAILNPVCLMLFVAGCVLEIVYCRLLKISAYRSLVSGVVKTIGAMAAVFAVDPDPPPLFLLNLFLFLFFWEIGGQNIPNDWSDIEEDRAIGAKTFPVQLGRHKSAIVVFCSVCLALIFQTMTFLSGRAPFPALSCVLALTAGVCLVLLPAIRLLISRDARAAMDLFNHGSYFPLSLLLIVVGTIVFR